In Schizosaccharomyces osmophilus chromosome 2, complete sequence, the following proteins share a genomic window:
- the pyp1 gene encoding protein tyrosine phosphatase Pyp1, protein MSSFQSSETATLHPTTPSGSCTAILPKSYQSTSKYVTRSCRLPDYYRNAVKQDDTLILDLRPLSDFSRSRLKGSCNLTLPATLIKRPAFSGSRIISTLHYADEACDRTQNWKDLACIFVCLPAWISSHIAIAEIIGEKLKKDGFSGSFGILDLDYNRLANAFPDLIDKVPITNKMGINTGMKSKLSFSVPQTAPISLSSEGDDYFSSIPRPKEKKNMSSINKFFCPMPEKSQINAPLQTPSLHSIPDAFTNPNVSILYEKFSNLEFREQQRLASCADKDSKWCTVDSLSNFTYKKNRYSDIVPFNLTRVHLKHKDSNQGKDYINASYVNTNTANYIACQASLALSLEDFWEMTWDHFEDFGSVVMLGSFYEAGREMSVPYWPQDGVLSQHTYGLYTVTLLETKRINASGCILRKLDIKREGSTGSKEINHFQYENWSDCNSPERISLMINFLKFVNSYDRTGPLIVHCSAGVGRTGTFIVLDTLLRLPDESLRNFSLGTEISEDVVFQHIDYIRNQRMKMVQSFTQFKFIYDVIDLLKSNNTNFPVLSKLNS, encoded by the coding sequence atgtcttcttttcaaagttcCGAAACAGCTACGCTTCACCCGACAACTCCGTCTGGTTCTTGTACGGCCATTTTGCCCAAGAGTTACCAGTCTACCAGCAAATATGTCACTCGTTCCTGCAGACTGCCCGATTACTATAGGAATGCGGTTAAACAAGACGACACATTAATTTTAGATCTGCGTCCTCTTTCggatttttcaagaagcCGCTTAAAAGGTTCCTGTAATCTTACTCTTCCCGCCACCCTCATAAAGCGTCCTGCCTTTAGCGGTTCGCGAATTATCAGCACTCTTCACTATGCTGACGAAGCCTGCGATCGTACCCAAAATTGGAAAGATCTTGCCTGTATCTTTGTTTGTCTTCCTGCTTGGATTTCAAGTCATATCGCAATTGCCGAAATTATTGGcgaaaaactcaaaaaggATGGCTTTTCAGGTTCGTTTGGCATTTTGGATCTCGACTACAACCGTCTTGCGAATGCTTTTCCTGATTTAATTGATAAAGTTCCCATTACAAATAAAATGGGTATTAACACCGGCatgaaatcaaaattaaGCTTTTCTGTTCCTCAAACCGCTCCTATATCTTTGTCAAGCGAGGGTGATGATTATTTTTCCAGTATACCTCGACccaaagagaaaaagaacatgtCTTCAATAAACAAGTTCTTTTGCCCCATGCCTGAAAAGTCTCAAATTAATGCCCCTCTCCAAACGCCCTCTCTTCATAGCATTCCAGATGCGTTCACGAACCCTAACGTCTCTATTTTGTATGAAAAATTCTCCAATTTGGAGTTTCGTGAGCAACAACGTTTGGCTTCTTGTGCAGATAAGGATTCCAAATGGTGCACTGTCGATTCCCTGTCGAATTTTACctataaaaagaataggTATTCGGACATTGTACCATTTAACTTAACTCGCGTTCACTTAAAACACAAAGACTCCAATCAAGGGAAGGATTATATTAACGCTTCCTATGTGAATACAAATACCGCAAATTATATCGCTTGCCAAGCTTCTCTTGCTCTGTCTCTGGAAGATTTTTGGGAAATGACTTGGGACCATTTCGAAGATTTTGGATCCGTCGTCATGCTTGGCTCGTTTTATGAAGCGGGTCGTGAAATGTCTGTTCCTTATTGGCCTCAGGATGGTGTCCTTTCTCAGCATACATACGGCTTATATACAGTGACgcttttggaaacaaaaaggattAATGCTAGCGGTTGTATTTTAAGAAAGCTTGATATTAAACGGGAAGGTTCCACAGgctcaaaagaaataaaccATTTTCAGTATGAAAACTGGTCCGATTGTAATTCACCCGAAAGAATTTCTTTGATGAttaattttctaaaatttGTTAATTCGTATGATCGTACTGGTCCTTTGATTGTACATTGTTCTGCCGGTGTTGGTCGTACGGGAACGTTTATAGTGTTGGATACCCTTTTACGACTCCCTGATGAATCTTTAAGAAACTTTTCCCTCGGTACAGAAATTTCAGAAGATGTTGTATTTCAACACATTGATTACATACGAAATCAGCGCATGAAAATGGTCCAAAGTTTTACCCAgtttaaatttatttatgacGTAATTGATCTCTTGAAGAGTAACAACACAAATTTCCCAGTTTTATCAAAACTGAATTCATAA